A single genomic interval of Homo sapiens chromosome 15, GRCh38.p14 Primary Assembly harbors:
- the NIPA1 gene encoding magnesium transporter NIPA1 isoform 2 (isoform 2 is encoded by transcript variant 2), whose product MAVGQIGNFLAYTAVPTVLVTPLGALGVPFGSILASYLLKEKLNILGKLGCLLSCAGSVVLIIHSPKSESVTTQAELEEKLTNPVFVGYLCIVLLMLLLLIFWIAPAHGPTNIMVYISICSLLGSFTVPSTKGIGLAAQDILHNNPSSQRALCLCLVLLAVLGCSIIVQFRYINKALECFDSSVFGAIYYVVFTTLVLLASAILFREWSNVGLVDFLGMACGFTTVSVGIVLIQVFKEFNFNLGEMNKSNMKTD is encoded by the exons A TGGCTGTTGGCCAGATTGGAAACTTCCTGGCTTACACGGCGGTCCCCACGGTCCTGGTAACCCCCCTGGGCGCCCTTGGAGTACCGTTCGG GTCCATTTTAGCTTCCTATCTCCTGAAGGAAAAGCTCAACATCTTGGGCAAGTTGGGGTGCCTGCTAAGCTGTGCAGGCTCCGTCGTGCTGATTATCCACTCCCCAAAGTCTGAGAGTGTGACAACTCAGGCTGAGCTGGAGGAAAAGCTGACCAATCCAG TGTTTGTGGGCTACCTGTGCATCGTGCTGCTCATGCTGCTGCTGCTCATCTTCTGGATCGCGCCGGCCCATGGGCCCACCAACATCATGGTCTACATCAGCATCTGCTCCTTGCTGGGCAGTTTCACCGTGCCTTCCACCAAGGGCATCGGGCTGGCGGCCCAAGACATCTTGCATAACAACCCGTCCAGTCAGAGAGCCCTCTGCCTGTGCCTGGTACTCCTGGCCGTGCTCGGCTGCAGCATCATCGTCCAGTTCAGGTACATCAACAAGGCGCTGGAGTGCTTCGACTCCTCGGTGTTCGGGGCCATCTACTACGTCGTGTTTACCACGCTGGTCCTGCTGGCCTCAGCCATCCTCTTCCGGGAGTGGAGCAACGTGGGCCTGGTGGACTTCTTGGGGATGGCCTGTGGATTCACGACCGTCTCCGTGGGGATTGTCCTTATACAGGTGTTCAAAGAGTTCAATTTCAACCTTGGGGAGATGAACAAATCTAATATGAAAACAGACTAG